In the Dolichospermum flos-aquae CCAP 1403/13F genome, ATGTTGCATCTAATATTTCTACATCTTTGCAAACAGGAGAATTAGTTTGTCTACTTGGTCCTAATGGTGCTGGTAAGTCTACTTTATTGCGAACTCTGGCAGGAATGCAACCACCAATTGCTGGGGAAGTCAAACTTTTAGAAAATGATATTTACAAGTTACCACCACAGGAATTAGCAAAACTTTTAAGTTTGGTATTGACTGAAAAAATTGATGTGGGAATGTTATCAGCTTACGCTTTGGTGAGTATGGGCAGATATCCTTATACTGACTGGTGGGGAAAGTTAACACCTGAAGATGAGGAGATTATTAATTGGGCGATGAAATCTGTGGGAGCGGTAAATTTAGCCCAACGGAATGTGAGCGAATTAAGTGATGGTGAACGACAGAAAATTATGATTGCTAGGGCTTTAGCGCAGTCGCCTATGGTGATGTTATTGGATGAACCAACAGCATTTTTAGATTTACCACGCCGGGTGGAAATTATGCAATTGTTACGTCAATTAGCAAGGGATACAAATCAAGCAATTTTGCTTTCTACCCATGATTTAGATTTAGCTTTGCGCCTTGCTGATAAAATTTGGCTGTTAGGAATTAATGGTATTCTTCACGTTGGCGCACCAGAAGATTTGATATTAAGTGGTGCATTTGCTGATACTTTCCGCAGTGAAGGTGTGGAATTTAATATTTTTTCTGGGGAATTTAATCTGCATATACCTGAAAAAGGAACAGTTAATTTAATAGGTGAAGGTGTTGCTGCTATTTGGACAATTCGCGCCTTAGAAAGAGTAGGATTTACAGTTTTACAAGGTGGTAAATCTGCACAAATTACAGTAGAAGTTATTTCTAGTCCTGAACAATTTGTTTGGCAAATTACCAAGAATAGGGATGTTTCTATATATTATTCTGTGTCTGAAGTAATTAAATTTTTGAACATCATTAGATAGTACTGACTTTTCCCGTTAAGTCTTGAAAAGCTTGGATTATTGAGCGGTTACATTAGATAAATCATGAATGGGAGATGTAAATCTCCCACCTCTTTAAGAAATTGTCTTTTGATTAAATCAGGTAACTGGTATTTGGCACAATGGGAAATATTGCATACTCATACCAAGCTGTCCAGATAAAACTCCGAATCCAGCGTTGACGTTTTTCTGCACTTAATTCATACGCAAATGCACCGGAAGATTCATCAATGGAAGATAAATGGGAGTTACAACCACAGCCATGTTGATAGGTAAAACCGTATTTGGAGGCTATACTTTGCACTTTCATTTGGATTGCAAATACCTTACCTGCGTGGAGGATAGCATCCCAAGAACGTTTATGTTCTATATCCCGTTGATCAAATCTTAAAGCTCTTTCTTCAAATACATGATCTCGATAAATTGGAGCTAAATGAACATGATAAAAACTTGCTGGTAGATCATAACCAAATTCCCGGAAAAGTTCTAGTCCAATATGTGCCACTTTGAGTTCATTACTGTATTCAGAACCCTTTGATTCAAAATTACGTACAACTTCTGCAAAGTTCGGATAATTATGAACCATAAAATCATGACCATAAAATTCTAGAGTTTCTCGTGCCATTTGCCCAAATAACTCGGAAAATGAGCGTTTTAAATGAAATAAATGGGGACGTTCATTAAACAAATCAACATCACCATATTGCAGTTTATATTGAAACAACTGCGCCATTTCCACATAGATTTGTGGGTCACTGAGTTTAACATTTGCTCTACCTTTAGCAATATCTTGCCACACAGAAGGTAGTTGAGAAAGGGTAACGGCATTTTCACCAACAATGACTGCAATATTAGGGACTTCTTGAAGCTGCATATCCAATTTCCACAGAGATTTTAATTAACTAATTTACTATAAATCATCTCCTTTTTATTTTATTAACAGAATTAAAAAATGTTTGACAGACTGTCTTTTGACATTTAACCTACAAGTAGGTTGGGTTGACGCAAGGAAACCCAACATTATCGGAGTTTTGTTGAGTTGTATTTCCAACATTTCGGAATTTTGTTGAGTTGTACTTTCAACATTTCGGAATTTTGTTGAGTTGTACTTTCAACATTGTCGGAATTTTGTTGAGTTGTGCTTTCAACATTTTTGAAACTTTGTTGGGTTGCGCTGTCGCTTAACCCAACCTACAATATATGCACAAAAATATATTACGGTTAAATCTATTTTCAACCATCTTTTAATATTCGTTGTCGGACTCGTTCTATAATTATTCCCTCTTCAGGAGATAACCCATTAACTAGCATTTCATATATTAATGGTACACCCAACTCTAATTCTTCTAAAAGTAGACTTTGGCTAAATACATCTTCTGGTGTTCCTTCTAGCATCAATTGTCCTTTATCCATGACAAAAACCCAATCTGCCCAGCGATAGACTAAATCTAAATCGTGAGTGGCCATTAATAAAGTATGACCATGTTGATGAATTTTCTTGAGAGTTTTCATCAAATTACGAGTATGTTTAATATCTAAATATGCCGTTGGCTCATCTAATATTAAAAGTTGCGGTTTTAGTACCATAATATCAGCAATAGAAACTCTTTTTTTCTGCCCTAAACTGAGATGATGTACTGGTGTTTCTGCTAAATTGGTTAATTCAAATTCATCCAATATTTGTTCTACTCGCTGTTGAATTTCTGCTGTGGGTAAACCTAAATTACACAAACCATAAGAAATATCTTCCTCAACCGTAGAAGCTACTAATTGTTGTTCTGGATCTTGAAATACTAAACCAACTTTTTGGCGAATTTTACTGAGATGTTGACGATTATAAATTAATGGTTTACCACACCATTTGACAATACCATAATTTGGTTTATAAAGTCCATTAGCTAATAAGAAAAGTGTGGTTTTTCCACAACCATTTTGTCCAATTAAGGCACACTTTTTTCCAGAAGGAATCTTCATGGTTAACCCATTCAAAGCTGATTGTTGTAGCCTTTGTGAACCTGGATACGTGTAATGTACTTGCTCAAATTCGAGTAAATATTCCTGCATTTTGGCAAATTTCTAATCCTATTAATAATACACAGCCACAAATTGCTTCAATGATATATCGTGGAGATGGACGATAACGTCGGGGATGCCAAAATCGCAATTCACCAGCAAAGCCTCGTGCTTGCAATCCTAGAGAAAATTGACTATATTGTTGTAGAGTTCGCTGTAATAATTGTCCAATTAATAATGCTAAACTTTTCATGCTAGTTTGCCAATTACAATAGCCACCGCGAGAGTTTTGTGCTGTCAATAATTCATTAGCTGTTTTGAGCAAAATGAAAATAAACCGATACATTAGTAATAGCAAATCAGTTAAAAGTGCTGGAAATCTCAACCAACGTAAAGTTTGCAAAATTTCTGTGAACGGGACAGTTAACATGAGAAAATATAAACAAGAAACAGAGGCTAATGATCTAGTGACAATTTCCCATGCTTGAATGCTACCACTACGACTGATGTAAAGATAGAATTGTCCAAAAGTCATTCCATACCATGAGTCTAATTGGACAATTTGCACATCAGCAATTGCAACTCCATTTACCATTAGTGCTGGTAAACTTGTTAAACAAAAAACTATGGTAAACATTAACAATCGCCAATAAACACCAACCGGAATTTTTGCATAAATTACTGTCCAAATGCTCATCCAAATTACTATCAAGATTTGGACTAAAGGATGAGCGCAAAGAGAAATAATCAGAGTCGTCAATGCAAAAATAAGTTTATGTTCTGGTGGTAATCTTCTCAGTTGATTAGTATAAGCTAAAGTATCTAGTTGTAGGGTCATTCTTCACGTTTTGGCTGTTGGGAACGTCCTTTATAAATACCTATTGCATAACCAACTACTCCCGCACCTAACGCCGCTTGAGAAGCAAATAGTAAACTAGCTATTTCTCCACTGGCTGGTTCGAATATTGATTTAAACCAAGGTTTATATTCCGGTTGTATTTCTGTAATAGCGGCTTTGGCTTTGTCGTCAGAACCAGCAAATTTACCACCCCGCACAAATATTAAAGGTGCAACTGCTAAAGCTAAAACGCCTAATATTAAAAACCAGTTATTTAAACTTTTTTTAGATTGGTTCATGACTTTGATTTTTTCCCTTAATTAATTGCAGAAGTTCCAATTCTTGAGGATTATAAGATTGTAACCAGTTCCAAACCAAGACAGTTAATAATCCTTCACTAATTGCTAAGGGTACTTGAGTAATAGCAAAAATTCCCGCGAACTTGGCAAATGAAGCGATAAATCCACCCACAGGTGCAGGAAAAGCCAAGGCAAGTTGGATAGAAGTAATAATGTAGGTGAGTAAATCTGCCAAAGCCGCGGCTAAAAATATGGCGATTTTTTGTTTACCACTCAGGCGCATTGTGAAATTATAGATCCAATAAGCTGCGAATGGGCCAGCGATCGCCATCGAAAAAGCATTTGCACCCAAGGTAGTTAATCCACCATGTGCCAGTAACAAAGCCTGAAATAACAATACTAAGCTACCCAAAACTGTCATGGTCAGGGGTCCAAACAGCACCGCACCTAACCCTGTTCCTGTGGGGTGAGAACAGCTACCTGTGACAGAAGGGATTTTCAACGCTGACAGCACAAAGGTAAAAGCACCAGCCAAACCTAACAAAAGTTTCAATTCTGGGTTAGCTTGGGTAATGCGAGTCAAACTCCGCAATCCTAACATAAAAAATGGTAATGACACAACCCACCAAAATATCGCCCATTGCACAGGTAAAAACCCTTCCATAATGTGCATTGCGTAGGCAGGTTTGGGAAAATTAACTACCAGGTAAAAACTAATAACAGCCATGAAGATGAGATTAACTAACCCCGGTTTTTTCCTAGATATCATCTGTACCTTGCAGATTTATATAAACGTCTTTTCTTTTTTATCGGCGGGCATCCTGACTCACCATATTATGGCTCACAGTTGCGGGACAGCGCCGGATTTGCACCAGACTTTCCCCCTCACGTCCAATGGCTGTTCCCCATCAGAACCGATTTTGGTAACTATATCACATTAGAATCAGAAATAAATCACAATATCACGTTGTTAATCTGCAAGGTGGCAAAATAAATCTAGTGTCAATTTACCTAACTACTTACAAATCATTAAAAGTTGTGTTACACCTAAGTTGAAACTCAACAGACTGAATACCATTTTGGAAATTTACCGCGTCAGTAAAAACAATGGGTTCTGGAGTTTGATTTACTCACCCCAGAACTCAAGACTATTCTGCAAATCATCCCACAAATTATTGGCTTGAAAAAAATTCTACAACTTCACGTCAGGGGGAAGCAGCACTTTGTCAATTACATGAATTACGCCGTTACTAGCTTTGACATCTGCTTTGGTAACTTTAGCATTACCTATAGTGACTCGACCTTTCTTAACTTGAATCTTCACTGAAGCACCTTCAACTGTTTTGACATCACCAGCCTTGATGCTTTTAGCAGTAATTTCCCCAGGAACTACATGATAGGTCAAAATCTTGACTAAGGTGGCTTTGTTTTCTGGATGCAACAGTTTTTCTAAAGTTCCTTTTGGTAACGCTTTGAATGCGGCATCGGTAGGTGCAAATACGGTGAATGGTCCTTTGGCTGATAAGGTTTCGACTAAACCAGCCGCTTTGATAGCTGCTACTAAGGTTGTGAAAGAACTGTTACCACTGGCTACTTCTACAATTGTCCCGACAGTCTGTGTACTGGTATGGGGTGTAGCAGGTTTTGCCGCAGGCTTAGTTCCAGCGAAAGCGGGAACACTGACGAAAAGAGTTGTGGCCGCAATGGCAATACTAACTGTTTTGGTAAATAGGGAATTCATTGTTTTTCACGGTTAAAAGTGTTTAAGATGTGAAAATTCTTGTTAATTTATCTTCACAATAGAAACTGTAACAGAATTTAACAATTTATGTCTGTTGATAACTATTCTGTCAGCATTGCCAATAATTGCGCCTCAGTCAATTGGCTAATTTCCAACTTCCGCGCTTTCTCTAACTTAGAACCGGCATCTGCACCTACAACTAAAAAGTCTGTTTTTCTGCTAATTGAATCAGTAATTTTACCGCCTGATTTTTGAATTAAAGCTTTGGCTTCATCGCGTTTTAAAGTTGGTAATGTGCCAGTAACGACAAAGGTTTTACCAGCAAATTTTTGATTAATTTCGCCTACAGCTTGAGCTTCGGCGCTGTTTGCTAATTCTAAACCAATAGCCTGGATACGGGAAATTAAGCTTTGATTGGCTGGAGTACGAAACCATTGATAGACTGATTGGGCGATTTCTGCACCGATACCATAAACACCTGCAATATCCGATTGTCTGGCGGCTGTTAACTCTTCGACGGTGGTAAACTTCTCTGTGAGTAATTGGGCGTTGACGCTGCCAACGTGACGGATGCCTAAACCATATAATACTCTAGCCCAGGGTTGAGTTTTTGATTGAGCGATCGCATTGATCAATTTTTCCGCCGATTTTTTTCCCATGCGTTCTAATGCACACAAGTCTTCTATTTTCAAGTCATATAAATCAGCCACGGAATGGACTAAGCCTTTATCTACAAGTTGATACACCAACTTTTCGCCTACACCTTTAATATCTAACGCGTCACGACTGACCCAATGTTCAATTTCACCCTTGAGAATGGCGGGACAGGAAGCATTTATACATCTAGTAACTGCTTCTCCAGTTTCCCTGACTACTAGCTGTCCACAGGCTGGACAATGGGAAGGCATAATGAAAGGTTGGGTATTAACGGGACGTAGTTCTTTGATTACCCGGACTACTTCGGGAATGATTTCCCCGGCTTTGCGAACAATCACGGTGTCGCCAATACGGATGTCTAATTGTTCAATGCGATCGCTATTATGTAAGGTAGCACGGGAAACTGTTGTCCCCGCTAATTGTACGGGCAACATTTCCGCTAAGGGAGTTAATGCCCCGGTTCTGCCAACGTTAACAGTGATTTTTTCTACACGGGTTGGGGCTTCTTCGGCGGGATATTTTAAGGCTATAGCCCAGCGGGGAAACTTCTGTGTAAACCCCAATTGTTCTTGCAGTCTAAAAGTATTTAATTTGACGACAACACCATCTGTCATATAGGGAGAATTCAGCCGTTCTGTATCCCAATATTGGTAATATTCAACAACTTCAGCAATAGAATGGCAGAGTTTATGGTTGGTATCAACTCGAAAACCAAGTCTTTGCAATAATTCCAAAGCTTCCCATTGGGTATTGGCAATACTGGAATCATCCAACCCCGTAATATGCAAAGTATAAGCAAAGAAATCTAACTGTCGTTGTGCGACAATGCGAGAATCTAATTGTCTGAGCGTACCTGCTACAGCATTGCGCGGGTTAGCAAATATTTGTTCACCAGCTTTTTGTCTTTTCTGATTAATTTCTTTAAACACCTGTAAAGGTAGAAACACTTCTCCCCGTACTTCCACTTTAGCAATATTTTCTAAACCGTCAAAATTCAAACGCAGGGGAATTGAGCGAATAGTTCTCACATTTTGGGTAATCTCTTCACCCATTACCCCATCTCCTCTCGTTGTCCCCCTGACTAAAACTCCATTTTCGTAAGTTAATGCTAAAGCAGCACCATCAATTTTCAACTCAGATACATATTCTATATCTCCGTCATTATACTGAGTTGGTGAGTGTCGCCGCCACCGTTGATCCCAATTTTGCAATTCTTCAATATTAAACGCATTTTCCAGGCTGTACAGGGGGATATTATGACGGACTGAGGTAAAATGGGTAGCAGGTCTTTCCCCAACGCGCTGAGTCGGACTATCAGCAGTAATTAATTCGGGATTGTTAGTTTCTAATTCTTGCAACTCTCGATACAGCCGATCATAAACCGTATCTTCCATAATTGGCGCATCTAGAACATAATAAGCGTAGCCTGCTTTTTGTAGCAAACATCGTAGTTCTTCTATACGTTTGGTTTCAGGTTGAGTTGACATCATGAGTTTCATAACAAAAAATAATAACAGTGGGACTTTAATTATAAGAAAATAGGCTGAAAACCCTTGAAATTAAGTTTTGGAGCGTGGCGGAAAAACTTAATTGTCCTTGAGGCAAGGGATGAAAGCCAGCCAGAGGCTTTAGCCTCCAGTGAACTATGCTATACTTACTTGCAACAGGAAAGGTAATCAACCTGTCTAAAAACCTAAATGCCTGACGGCAATCTGTACCTTGACAATTGAAGATATGGGGTTCTATTCCATAGTTCTAGTGACTGCCCTCCGAATAGGTAAAATCTTCATGGGAGCTAGACGACACAGGATTTAAACTCAATCAAAATTTGCAGCAATGCAACTACCTCCGGGCAGGAGGAAAGTTAACGCTTGGGGAGAGAACCACCTCTGACTTAGATACCGCAAGGGGTCTAAGCTAAGTGGACTCGTTGAACCAAGAATCCCCGTGTCTTTAGACCGGGGAGTGTCAAAAGGAAAGTAGTAAGCAATCATGACTCAAACTTTTACATATCAACCCCCTATCATTATCGCTCATCGCGGCGCAAGTGGCTACCGTCCTGAACATACTTTAGCAAGTTATGAGTTAGCAATTGATTTAGGTGCTGATTATATTGAACCTGATTTAGTGATAACTAAAGATGGTATTTTGATTGCCCGTCATGAAAATGAAATATCAGAAACTACCGATATTGCTAATCATCCAGAATTTGCTCATTTAAAAACTACGAAAATTATTGATGATGAAATTAAAACTGGTTGGTTTACAGAAGATCTTACCATAGCAGAAATCAAAACTTTAACAGCACAAGAACGCATTCCCCAACTTCGTCCCCAAAATACAGCTTATAACGGCATATTTACTATTCCCACTTTTCAAGAAATCATTGATTTAGCAAAGCATAAAAGTCAAACAATTGGCCGCCATATTGGCATTTATCCAGAAACCAAACATCCCAGTTATTTTCAATCTGTTGGTTTACCATTAGAAGCCACTTTATTATTGAATTTGCAGGAAATTAATTTACCGATATTTATTCAATCTTTTGAAGTTAGTAACCTCAAAGAATTATCTCAGAAAACTGATTTGCCTTTAGTGCAATTAATTAATAATATTGGTAAACCTTATGATTTTGTGATTGAGAATGATCCTCGGACTTATGCAGATTTATTAACGCAAAAAGGGTTAAGAGAAATTGCGGAATATGCCCAAGCAATAGGTGTACATAAAAACTTATTGATTCCTAGAGATAATTATGGTAAATTATTATCACCGACATCTTTAATTATAGATGCTCATGCAGCTAATTTACAAGTTCATGCTTGGACTTTTAGAAATGAGGATTTTTTCTTACCTTTAGACTTGCAAGGAAATCCGCAAAAAGAATATGAAATATTTTTTAGTTTAGGTATAGATGGTGTATTTAGTGATTATCCAAATATAGCTTTAACTGTTAAACTAAATGAATAATTTATCATTCAATCGCTTAACTCAAGTTGCTAAACTTTTTCTCAAATTAGGCATTATTGGTTTTGGTGGACCAGTTGCCCATATTGCTATGATAGAAGATGAAGTAGTTAAACGTCGTCAATGGTTGACACAAGAACATTTTTTAGACTTATTAGGGGTAACTAACTTAATTCCTGGACCTAATTCCACAGAAATTGCTATTCATATAGGATACATTTATGCAGGATGGTTAGGCTTAATTGTTGCGGGAGTTTGTTTTATTTTCCCTGCGGTTTTAATTACAGGTTTATTTGCTTATTTATATGTCAATTATGGGACTTTACCCCAAGTTTTACCTTTACTTTATGGAATTAAACCTGTTGTTTTAGCAATTATTATGAATGCTATTTGGGGTTTAGGGAAAAAAGCGGTAAAAACCCGAAAATTACTCATCATTGCTATAGCAGTTGGCTTAATCACTTGGTTTGCTAAAGTTAACGAAGTTATGGCTTTATTGCTAGGAGGAATATTAGGAATGATTTGGTTACGCAGTAGTAATCAAATTAATTTAATGATAATTGGTTTAACTACAAGTACATTTTTGCAAACTACTGCAACTGTGAATACAGCTATAAATAATCATGTATCTGTACCTTTGTGGCAATTGGGTTTATTTTTTCTCAAAGTTGGTAGTGTGCTGTTTGGTGGTGGTTATTTATTAATAGCATTTTTACAAGGAGGATTAGTAGAAGAATTCGGTTGGTTAACACAACAACAATTATTAGATGCTATTGCTATTGGGCAATTTACTCCTGGTCCTGTACTTTCTACTGCGACATTTATTGGTTATATAATTGCTGGATTTCCGGGGGCAATTGTGGCAACTTTGGGAATTTTTCTCCCCTCATTTTTACTTGTTGCTGCTTTAAATCCTTTCATGAATCCTATTCGTAATTCATCTTGGACAAGACCTTTTTTAGATGCTGTCAATGTGAGTGCTGTAGCGTTAATGGTATTAACTACAATTCAATTAGGAATAGCTACTTTAATATTACCAAAAACTCCTTATGTGGATTTTTTAGGTTTAGGAATTTCTATTATTTCGGCAATTTTAGCAATTCGCTACCGCATTAATGCTGCTTACTTGATTTTAGGAGGTGGTATTATTGGTTGGAGTGCGTTAATGTTCGGTTATCTTGATTAAGAAGATAAATTATCTGTTAGAATTTCCGCATTGCGATTACTTGCTTCTTTGCGTCATACTTGCAATTGTGCATTCGTCGGCTTTTTTGTACAACCTACCAGGTAAACTATACCTATCCCCAAAGATACTAAAGCCCAGTTTTTCCAGATATTCAATACAACCACATTCAAAACTACTAGGAAAGTTTACAAAATGGCGTTAACTAAGTTAGAAATAACACCGTAATCCATTTTTGGACAATCATTCAACATTACTTCAAAAAAATATTGTTTGGAAACTAACAAACTTATGGTATTATCAGTAGAAAACAGCGGATACGAAGCGAAAACCCAAGAAATTGCTAAACAAGTTTTAGCTGCTAGTCAGGAAAATCGCTCATTTTTATCAGCTTTACGCGACCAAATGCGCTGGGATGATAAACTACTCGATTGGGCTATGAGTAATCCGGGTTTAAGAGTACAATTATTTCGGTTCATTGATACTTTGCCCGCAATACATAGTAAATCAGAAATCGCCTCCCATATGCAAGAATATTTGGGAGATGAATCGGTAGAACTACCCGCAGCTTTAAAAGCAATCTTAAATTTTGCTAACCCCGATTCTATGCCCGCACAGGTAGCAGCGACAACCGTGGGAACTGCTGTAGAAACTTTAGCACACAAGTATATTTCCGGCGAAAATATTAAGCAAGTCATCAAAACCGTTGAGAGACTGCGAAAAGAGAAAATGGCTTTCACCATTGATTTACTCGGTGAAGCGGTAATTACGGAAGTAGAAGCGCAATCTTATTTAGAAAGATACCTGGAATTGATGCAGCAATTGGTAGAAGCATCAAAAAATTGGGCGAAAATTCCCGCTATTGATGAAGCTGACGGCGAAAATATCCCGAAAGTTCAGGTTTCTGTCAAATTAACGGCGTTTTACTCCCAATTTGACCCTTTAGATGCTCAAGGTAGTGAAGCAAGAGTCAGCAATCATATTCGGACTTTACTCCGTCGCGCTCAAGAATTGGGCGCAGCAGTCCATTTTGACATGGAACAATACGCCTACAAGGATATTACTTTTACCATTCTCAAAAAACTGTTACTGGAAGAGGAATTTCGTCAACGCACAGATATTGGCATGACAATCCAAGCATATCTGCGTGATAGTGAACAAGACGCTAGAGATATCATTGCTTGGTTAAAACAACGCGGTTATCCTCTCAGTATTCGCTTGGTTAAAGGTGCATATTGGGATCAGGAAACTATTAAAGCTGCTCAAAAGCATTGGCCACAACCAGTTTACAATGATAAAGTCGCCACCGATGCCAATTTTGAGACGATTACGCAACTATTACTCGAAAATCATGAGTATGTCTATTCTGCCATAGGAAGTCATAATGTGCGATCGCAATCTCGCGCCATAGCCATAGCGGAAAGTCTCAATGTTCCCCGTCGTCGCTTTGAAATGCAAGTGCTTTACGGCATGGGTGATAAAATAGCTAAAGCTTTGGTAGATAAGGGTTATCGCGTCCGGGTCTATTGTCCCTACGGTGACTTATTACCGGGAATGGCTTATTTAATTCGTAGGTTGTTGGAAAATACCGCAAATAGCTCCTTTTTACGCCAAAATTTAGAAAATCGTCCAATTGAAGAATTACTAGCACCACCAATACCAGTTCTAACTTCCCCCTCGCTTGCGGGGGGGACTGAGGGGGGGTTCTGCGGTGTTGCGGATACTGATTTTGCCAAGGAAGAAAGCAGGGATAGTTCGCGTTTAGCTTTCGAGGGTGTACGTCCGCAGTTGGGTAAAACTTATTTACCTTTCATTAATGGGGAATATGTAAATACGACAACTTTTGTAGATTCTCTTAACCCTTCTAACTTTAGTCAAATTGTCGGTAAAGTAGGTTTACTTAGCATTGAACAAGCTGAGGAAGCAATGAAATTTGCTAAAGCTGCTTTTCCCGCTTGGAAAAAAACTCCTGTTAAGCAACGTGCGGATATTTTGCGTCAAGCTGGGAAGTTAATGGAAGAAAGACGCGCTGAACTTTCCGCTTGGATAGTTTTGGAGGTGGGGAAACCTGTTAAGGAAGCTGACGGGGAAGTTTCGGAAGCTATTGATTTTTGTCTTTATTATGCTGAGGAAATGGAACGGTTGGATAAGGGTGTAATTTATGATGTGGTTGGGGAAACCAATCGTTATATTTACCAGCCCAAAGGAATCGCTATTGTGATTTCTCCCTGGAATTTTCCTTTGGCTATTGCTTGCGGTATGACTGTCGCTGCTTTGGTTTCGGGAAATTGTACTTTACTCAAACCGGCGGAAACTTCTTCTGTTATTACTGCAAAATTTACAGAAATCTTAATGGAAGCGGGAATCCCCAAAGGTGTTTTTCAATACGTTCCTGGTAAGGGTTCTCAAGTCGGCGCTTATTTGGTAAATCATCCTGATACTCATGTCATTGCTTTTACTGGTTCTCAAGAAGTAGGTTGTAGAATTTACGCAGAAGCCGCAATTCTCAAACCTGGTCAAAAGCATCTTAAAAAGGTAATTGCAG is a window encoding:
- a CDS encoding glycerophosphodiester phosphodiesterase, with product MTQTFTYQPPIIIAHRGASGYRPEHTLASYELAIDLGADYIEPDLVITKDGILIARHENEISETTDIANHPEFAHLKTTKIIDDEIKTGWFTEDLTIAEIKTLTAQERIPQLRPQNTAYNGIFTIPTFQEIIDLAKHKSQTIGRHIGIYPETKHPSYFQSVGLPLEATLLLNLQEINLPIFIQSFEVSNLKELSQKTDLPLVQLINNIGKPYDFVIENDPRTYADLLTQKGLREIAEYAQAIGVHKNLLIPRDNYGKLLSPTSLIIDAHAANLQVHAWTFRNEDFFLPLDLQGNPQKEYEIFFSLGIDGVFSDYPNIALTVKLNE
- the chrA gene encoding chromate efflux transporter, with amino-acid sequence MNNLSFNRLTQVAKLFLKLGIIGFGGPVAHIAMIEDEVVKRRQWLTQEHFLDLLGVTNLIPGPNSTEIAIHIGYIYAGWLGLIVAGVCFIFPAVLITGLFAYLYVNYGTLPQVLPLLYGIKPVVLAIIMNAIWGLGKKAVKTRKLLIIAIAVGLITWFAKVNEVMALLLGGILGMIWLRSSNQINLMIIGLTTSTFLQTTATVNTAINNHVSVPLWQLGLFFLKVGSVLFGGGYLLIAFLQGGLVEEFGWLTQQQLLDAIAIGQFTPGPVLSTATFIGYIIAGFPGAIVATLGIFLPSFLLVAALNPFMNPIRNSSWTRPFLDAVNVSAVALMVLTTIQLGIATLILPKTPYVDFLGLGISIISAILAIRYRINAAYLILGGGIIGWSALMFGYLD
- the pruA gene encoding L-glutamate gamma-semialdehyde dehydrogenase, which translates into the protein MVLSVENSGYEAKTQEIAKQVLAASQENRSFLSALRDQMRWDDKLLDWAMSNPGLRVQLFRFIDTLPAIHSKSEIASHMQEYLGDESVELPAALKAILNFANPDSMPAQVAATTVGTAVETLAHKYISGENIKQVIKTVERLRKEKMAFTIDLLGEAVITEVEAQSYLERYLELMQQLVEASKNWAKIPAIDEADGENIPKVQVSVKLTAFYSQFDPLDAQGSEARVSNHIRTLLRRAQELGAAVHFDMEQYAYKDITFTILKKLLLEEEFRQRTDIGMTIQAYLRDSEQDARDIIAWLKQRGYPLSIRLVKGAYWDQETIKAAQKHWPQPVYNDKVATDANFETITQLLLENHEYVYSAIGSHNVRSQSRAIAIAESLNVPRRRFEMQVLYGMGDKIAKALVDKGYRVRVYCPYGDLLPGMAYLIRRLLENTANSSFLRQNLENRPIEELLAPPIPVLTSPSLAGGTEGGFCGVADTDFAKEESRDSSRLAFEGVRPQLGKTYLPFINGEYVNTTTFVDSLNPSNFSQIVGKVGLLSIEQAEEAMKFAKAAFPAWKKTPVKQRADILRQAGKLMEERRAELSAWIVLEVGKPVKEADGEVSEAIDFCLYYAEEMERLDKGVIYDVVGETNRYIYQPKGIAIVISPWNFPLAIACGMTVAALVSGNCTLLKPAETSSVITAKFTEILMEAGIPKGVFQYVPGKGSQVGAYLVNHPDTHVIAFTGSQEVGCRIYAEAAILKPGQKHLKKVIAEMGGKNGIIVDESADLDQAVVGVVQSAFGYSGQKCSACSRVIVLEPIYDAFVERLVEATKSLNIGETELPSTQVGPVIDANAQSRILEYIEEGKKEAKLALELPAPTQGYFIGPVIFSEVPANGVIAQQEIFGPVLAVIRVKDFQEAIDVANGTNYALTGGLYSRTPSHIEQAQAEFEVGNLYINRNITGALVSRQPFGGFKLSGVGSKAGGPDYLLQFLEPRHITENIQRQGFAPIEGAE